From a single Eleginops maclovinus isolate JMC-PN-2008 ecotype Puerto Natales chromosome 20, JC_Emac_rtc_rv5, whole genome shotgun sequence genomic region:
- the ccdc66 gene encoding coiled-coil domain-containing protein 66 isoform X2 translates to MNLGDGLLFELENGKPKLILLSHGAEKNPAKLSFKPRAAAKILNSRQLSCVEEVHGAEPPARQQLARRRETKSKAGGVAASFISNTTTIGGRNSTLASSKTHEHLKGGNVKVVAKVKSDRHKHSTTVGSLRTNGKTAQPQRAGGKGGLKDSQAGGDAGLKDSVVCLSSEQLQHILHTIHTSSTHQYIPEDRSTQDSKTGSLMNGGGGGGMKEEDRGGGGGGGTGGTDNMCVATSEDKDNRLSGCPFSWLEERQSLSRATMDAKKAQWRRELDEQVALKQQQQSSAPGRLQAEDDTESVYSVQSSISHRDQPAAIRSSLRLGEVTPMEEVLCVERREEQRRRWLEELDRQREETSERRRREKLLQSQTEDHELWAAHFDSLQRRPPVQTAAPSAPAPSRVSEWEPSSSLSLVWEAASSCGAESVVAASIDTASGYLMRASHLRTMTALLDPTQIEERERRRLKQLDQQQAIEAQVEERRRQKEQEEARRREEEEEDERRVALEREMLERQYEIDTQREKQKSTNLAEQLEKGNDDDKKKQQDMQEPSENRQSECLEREEVSSSASPYRDSAVQTEAAPIVQTLEVAAQYQPPPLPSSAAPPNTKTRATKTGKENICLPEGGGGGGERGRGRGGGGGGGGGGGGGGGDDDPYEAFARTDRSRGDKRRPEWNTQRPSRQFVPASERYPAALQRNRQESRQRRQAELLALQERTCLSRADPPPPPPPPPLPQQRELSVSSIPTQTRTSLTRKVESASRGLSIPAAISTESGRSPPIPAVRLRVQGQQAPPSSTSPPPLEFIPYVRTDEVFNLDPLEPADTPPPQTLTDAPQISAPPPPHRLLHPELLRNTHTHRQQEILRGLAQLRQGLLQKQRELETDLNPLLKRQDSEQRSPSSTHRM, encoded by the exons AGATGGCCTGCTGTTTGAACTTGAAAATGGAAAACCCAAGTTGATTTTACTCAGTCATG GTGCTGAGAAGAATCCAGCAAAG CTGTCATTCAAACCCAGAGCGGCGGCTAAGATCCTGAACTCCAGGCAGCTGTCCTGTGTTGAGGAAGTGCACGGAGCGGAGCCTCCAGCCCGGCAGCAGCTGGCGAGGCGCAGAGAAACCAAGAGCAAGGCAGGAGGAGTAGCCGCCTCCTTCATCTCCAACACCACCACCATCGGAGGGAGGAACTCCACTCTTGCATCATCCAAGACACATGAGCATCTCAAAGGGGGCAACGTCAAGGTTGTTGCCAAG gtgaaGTCAGACAGACATAAGCACAGCACGACTGTTGGCTCCCTGAGAACCAATGGGAAAACAGCACAGCCTCAGAGGGCTGGTGGGAAGGGGGGACTGAAGGACTCGCAGGCTGGTGGAGACGCAGGACTGAAGGACAGTGTGGTTTGTCTGAGCAGcgagcagctgcagcacatcCTCCACACCATCCACACCTCCAGCACACACCAGTACATACCAGAGGATCGCAGCACCCAGG ACTCCAAAACTGGATCCTTAAtgaatggaggaggaggaggtgggatgaaggaggaagacagaggaggaggaggaggaggaggaacaggaggaacaGATAATATGTGTGTGGCAACATCTGAGGATAAAGACAACAG GTTGTCTGGATGTCCGTTCAGCTGGCTGGAGGAGCGACAGTCTCTCAGCAGAGCAACCATGGACGCCAAGAAGGCTCAGTGGAGGAGAGAactag ATGAGCAAGTGGctctgaagcagcagcagcagagttcAGCTCCTGGCAGACTGCAG gcagaggatgacacagagagtgtgtattCAGTTCAGAGCTCCATCAGCCACAGAGACCAGCCTGCAGCCATCAGATCCAGCCTCAGACTCGGG GAGGTCACCCCGATGGAGGAGGTGCTGTgtgtggagaggagggaggagcagaggaggcgctggctggaggagctggacagacagagggaggagacgAGTGAACGCAGGAGACGAGAGAAACTGCTGCAGAGCCAG acgGAGGATCATGAGCTCTGGGCCGCACACTTTGACTCTCTGCAGCGACGGCCTCCTGTGCAGACTGCAGCTCCATCAGCTCCAGCCCCGTCCCGTGTCTCTGAGTGGGAGCCCTCCTCCAGCCTGTCTCTGGTGTGGGAGGCCGCCAGCAGCTGTGGAGCAGAGAGTGTTGTAGCAGCCAGCATAGATACAGCCAGCGGATACCTGATGAGAGCCAG CCATCTGAGGACCATGACCGCCCTGCTGGATCCCACCCAGatagaagagagagagaggaggaggctaaaaCAGCTGGATCAGCag CAAGCAATCGAGGCCCAGGTGGAGGAGCGACGGAGGCAGAAGGAACAAGAGGAGgcgaggagaagagaggaagaggaggaggacgagaggAGGGTGGCGCTAGAGAGGGAGATGCTGGAGAGACAGTACGAGATcgacacacagagggagaagcAGAAG tcgACCAACCTGGCAGAGCAGCTAGAGAAAGGCAACGATGACgacaaaaagaaacagcaggACATGCAGGAGCCCAGCG AAAATAGGCAGAGCGAGTGTTTGGAGAGGGAAGAGGTCAGCAGTTCAGCCTCACCATACAGAGACTCTGCTGTACAGACAG AAGCAGCTCCCATCGTTCAGACTCTTGAAGTCGCTGCACAGTACCAGCCCCCCCCTCTTCCTTCATCTGCTGCTCCTCCAAACACCAAGACCCGAGCAACTAAAACTGGCAAGGAGAACATCTGTCTgcctgagggaggaggaggaggaggcgaaAGAGGtagaggtagaggaggaggaggaggaggaggaggaggaggaggaggaggaggaggagacgacGACCCTTATGAGGCGTTTGCCAGAACAGACAGGAGCAGGGGGGACAAGAGGAGGCCGGAGTGGAACACACAGAG GCCCAGTCGGCAGTTTGTTCCCGCCTCGGAGCGATACccagcagctctgcagaggaACAGGCAGGAAAGCCGCCAGAGGAGGCAGGCCGAGCTCCTcgctctgcaggagaggaccTGTCTGTCCAGAGCcgaccctcctcctcctcctccaccccctcctcttcctcagcagcGGGAGCtttctgtctcctccatccCAACACAGACCAGAACCAGTCTCACCAGGAAG GTGGAGAGTGCTTCCAGAGGACTCAGCATCCCTGCAGCCATCAGCACTGAGAG TGGGCGCTCTCCTCCCATCCCCGCTGTCAGACTCAGAGTCCAGGGTCAGCAGGcacctccctcctccacctctcctcctcccctggaGTTCATTCCTTACGTCCGGACTGATGAAGTCTTCAACCTGGACCCACTGGAGCCTGCTGACACCCCCCCACCTCAAACACTCACAG ACGCTCCTCAGATCTCAGCGCCTCCTCCCCCACATCGACTCCTCCACCCTGAACTGCtgcgcaacacacacacacaccgacagcAGGAAATCCTCCGAGGCCTGGCCCAGCTACggcag ggtttATTACAGAAGCAGAGGGAACTGGAGACTGATCTGAATCCTCTCCTGAAGCGCCAGGACAGCGAGCAGCGGTCACCCTCGTCAACGCACCGCATGTGA
- the ccdc66 gene encoding coiled-coil domain-containing protein 66 isoform X1: MNLGDGLLFELENGKPKLILLSHGAEKNPAKLSFKPRAAAKILNSRQLSCVEEVHGAEPPARQQLARRRETKSKAGGVAASFISNTTTIGGRNSTLASSKTHEHLKGGNVKVVAKVKSDRHKHSTTVGSLRTNGKTAQPQRAGGKGGLKDSQAGGDAGLKDSVVCLSSEQLQHILHTIHTSSTHQYIPEDRSTQDSKTGSLMNGGGGGGMKEEDRGGGGGGGTGGTDNMCVATSEDKDNRLSGCPFSWLEERQSLSRATMDAKKAQWRRELDEQVALKQQQQSSAPGRLQAEDDTESVYSVQSSISHRDQPAAIRSSLRLGEVTPMEEVLCVERREEQRRRWLEELDRQREETSERRRREKLLQSQTEDHELWAAHFDSLQRRPPVQTAAPSAPAPSRVSEWEPSSSLSLVWEAASSCGAESVVAASIDTASGYLMRASHLRTMTALLDPTQIEERERRRLKQLDQQQAIEAQVEERRRQKEQEEARRREEEEEDERRVALEREMLERQYEIDTQREKQKSTNLAEQLEKGNDDDKKKQQDMQEPSAENRQSECLEREEVSSSASPYRDSAVQTEAAPIVQTLEVAAQYQPPPLPSSAAPPNTKTRATKTGKENICLPEGGGGGGERGRGRGGGGGGGGGGGGGGGDDDPYEAFARTDRSRGDKRRPEWNTQRPSRQFVPASERYPAALQRNRQESRQRRQAELLALQERTCLSRADPPPPPPPPPLPQQRELSVSSIPTQTRTSLTRKVESASRGLSIPAAISTESGRSPPIPAVRLRVQGQQAPPSSTSPPPLEFIPYVRTDEVFNLDPLEPADTPPPQTLTDAPQISAPPPPHRLLHPELLRNTHTHRQQEILRGLAQLRQGLLQKQRELETDLNPLLKRQDSEQRSPSSTHRM, encoded by the exons AGATGGCCTGCTGTTTGAACTTGAAAATGGAAAACCCAAGTTGATTTTACTCAGTCATG GTGCTGAGAAGAATCCAGCAAAG CTGTCATTCAAACCCAGAGCGGCGGCTAAGATCCTGAACTCCAGGCAGCTGTCCTGTGTTGAGGAAGTGCACGGAGCGGAGCCTCCAGCCCGGCAGCAGCTGGCGAGGCGCAGAGAAACCAAGAGCAAGGCAGGAGGAGTAGCCGCCTCCTTCATCTCCAACACCACCACCATCGGAGGGAGGAACTCCACTCTTGCATCATCCAAGACACATGAGCATCTCAAAGGGGGCAACGTCAAGGTTGTTGCCAAG gtgaaGTCAGACAGACATAAGCACAGCACGACTGTTGGCTCCCTGAGAACCAATGGGAAAACAGCACAGCCTCAGAGGGCTGGTGGGAAGGGGGGACTGAAGGACTCGCAGGCTGGTGGAGACGCAGGACTGAAGGACAGTGTGGTTTGTCTGAGCAGcgagcagctgcagcacatcCTCCACACCATCCACACCTCCAGCACACACCAGTACATACCAGAGGATCGCAGCACCCAGG ACTCCAAAACTGGATCCTTAAtgaatggaggaggaggaggtgggatgaaggaggaagacagaggaggaggaggaggaggaggaacaggaggaacaGATAATATGTGTGTGGCAACATCTGAGGATAAAGACAACAG GTTGTCTGGATGTCCGTTCAGCTGGCTGGAGGAGCGACAGTCTCTCAGCAGAGCAACCATGGACGCCAAGAAGGCTCAGTGGAGGAGAGAactag ATGAGCAAGTGGctctgaagcagcagcagcagagttcAGCTCCTGGCAGACTGCAG gcagaggatgacacagagagtgtgtattCAGTTCAGAGCTCCATCAGCCACAGAGACCAGCCTGCAGCCATCAGATCCAGCCTCAGACTCGGG GAGGTCACCCCGATGGAGGAGGTGCTGTgtgtggagaggagggaggagcagaggaggcgctggctggaggagctggacagacagagggaggagacgAGTGAACGCAGGAGACGAGAGAAACTGCTGCAGAGCCAG acgGAGGATCATGAGCTCTGGGCCGCACACTTTGACTCTCTGCAGCGACGGCCTCCTGTGCAGACTGCAGCTCCATCAGCTCCAGCCCCGTCCCGTGTCTCTGAGTGGGAGCCCTCCTCCAGCCTGTCTCTGGTGTGGGAGGCCGCCAGCAGCTGTGGAGCAGAGAGTGTTGTAGCAGCCAGCATAGATACAGCCAGCGGATACCTGATGAGAGCCAG CCATCTGAGGACCATGACCGCCCTGCTGGATCCCACCCAGatagaagagagagagaggaggaggctaaaaCAGCTGGATCAGCag CAAGCAATCGAGGCCCAGGTGGAGGAGCGACGGAGGCAGAAGGAACAAGAGGAGgcgaggagaagagaggaagaggaggaggacgagaggAGGGTGGCGCTAGAGAGGGAGATGCTGGAGAGACAGTACGAGATcgacacacagagggagaagcAGAAG tcgACCAACCTGGCAGAGCAGCTAGAGAAAGGCAACGATGACgacaaaaagaaacagcaggACATGCAGGAGCCCAGCG CAGAAAATAGGCAGAGCGAGTGTTTGGAGAGGGAAGAGGTCAGCAGTTCAGCCTCACCATACAGAGACTCTGCTGTACAGACAG AAGCAGCTCCCATCGTTCAGACTCTTGAAGTCGCTGCACAGTACCAGCCCCCCCCTCTTCCTTCATCTGCTGCTCCTCCAAACACCAAGACCCGAGCAACTAAAACTGGCAAGGAGAACATCTGTCTgcctgagggaggaggaggaggaggcgaaAGAGGtagaggtagaggaggaggaggaggaggaggaggaggaggaggaggaggaggaggagacgacGACCCTTATGAGGCGTTTGCCAGAACAGACAGGAGCAGGGGGGACAAGAGGAGGCCGGAGTGGAACACACAGAG GCCCAGTCGGCAGTTTGTTCCCGCCTCGGAGCGATACccagcagctctgcagaggaACAGGCAGGAAAGCCGCCAGAGGAGGCAGGCCGAGCTCCTcgctctgcaggagaggaccTGTCTGTCCAGAGCcgaccctcctcctcctcctccaccccctcctcttcctcagcagcGGGAGCtttctgtctcctccatccCAACACAGACCAGAACCAGTCTCACCAGGAAG GTGGAGAGTGCTTCCAGAGGACTCAGCATCCCTGCAGCCATCAGCACTGAGAG TGGGCGCTCTCCTCCCATCCCCGCTGTCAGACTCAGAGTCCAGGGTCAGCAGGcacctccctcctccacctctcctcctcccctggaGTTCATTCCTTACGTCCGGACTGATGAAGTCTTCAACCTGGACCCACTGGAGCCTGCTGACACCCCCCCACCTCAAACACTCACAG ACGCTCCTCAGATCTCAGCGCCTCCTCCCCCACATCGACTCCTCCACCCTGAACTGCtgcgcaacacacacacacaccgacagcAGGAAATCCTCCGAGGCCTGGCCCAGCTACggcag ggtttATTACAGAAGCAGAGGGAACTGGAGACTGATCTGAATCCTCTCCTGAAGCGCCAGGACAGCGAGCAGCGGTCACCCTCGTCAACGCACCGCATGTGA